The following proteins are encoded in a genomic region of Anticarsia gemmatalis isolate Benzon Research Colony breed Stoneville strain chromosome 17, ilAntGemm2 primary, whole genome shotgun sequence:
- the LOC142980178 gene encoding uncharacterized protein LOC142980178, which yields MAVSTESWDPLLIFLSVQKLDQDTHKDWEEYSYREDSEELPTWGSLKKFLESKFRTLELVSPGTIATPAREKTKEKSFAAIATTSTEKTCFKCEGSHTLCHCKQFTDMNVKDRNDYVKQNRLCYNCLLAGHSVVKCRVPINCRICNKRHHSLLHEQKKENTLKTQQEATATTSDVSVNHSIEEEKETTLTMTAHYNNRYTTALLATAMVTARSEEGHAIVLRALLDQGSEACFISEKAAQLLRLKRRTARGTVIGIASTKTDVKQVVQLEVLSRKEDNFCLKIQAYVMSKQLTAKIPQHAIAVNNNLQHLQGLDLADPSYNTPGSIDILLGVKEYGILIQEDLIKGPPGTPCAQRTSLGWILFGEIQNKNNEDSFLVMHHQIDVEDMLKRFWEIDTENNRRYTQDEQLCENIYKTTHSRNEDGRYTVKLPFKTENPKSPDGNTREIALRRLLQLERKFTKQPDLKKDYKKVMDEYETLNHMEAVPVEEINTKRAVYLPHHAVVRSDKESTKVRVVYDASCKGTNGISLNDELLVGPLIQDDLRSILMRWRMHAICFVTDIEKMYRMVLLTKEDVDFQRILWRKDPSEGIKDYRLLTVTFGTAPAPFLACRTLTQLAHDEGQNYPIAASMVSDYYVDDLLSGKDTLEDAIEASQQLKEMMKRGGFTLKKWASNNAEFMKSVSFDERSSNAHFDLNKEGKVKALGILWNLKTDKIEYNFNLEPIDRDVTKRSILSDVQKLYDPLGWIAPSIILAKILIQKLWLERVNWDDKINTDLANEWLHIRSNFEKGPFLVSISRGRGARTDKAYIAIFICMAVKAIHLELVGNMTSEAFVNAFKRFVSRRGKCAHLWSDQGRNFIGANKELRAAWQDAKLDLPNDVAMLLAKDGTQWHYIPAYSPHFGGLWEANVKSVKYHLKRILTTILTFEELTTLLCQIEACLNSRPLTPVDESDNEALEVLTPGHFLIGESPIVVPHPSLENVKATYLSRWQNSQKLLMNFWKRWQMEYISRLQQRPKWQKKEKELEKGQIVLIKTDNLPPGKWHLGRITEKHPGPDGLTRVYSVKSGDRADMGKECFSDNAGDIGGIVSPEEGALVAIRRVPSPSAAECRRPRPTQM from the exons atggcaGTTAGTACGGAGTCTTGGGATCCTTTATTGATATTTCTGTCTGTACAGAAATTGGACCAAGATACTCACAAAGACTGGGAGGAATATTCATACAGAGAAGATTCTGAGGAACTACCTACCTGGGGCAGCCTGAAGAAGTTTCTTGAATCGAAGTTCCGCACACTCGAGCTCGTATCACCTGGTACTATTGCTACACCTGCAAGAGAGAAGACCAAAGAGAAATCATTCGCTGCTATTGCTACTACTTCTACTGAGAAAACATGTTTCAAGTGCGAAGGAAGTCATACTCTATGCCATTGTAAACAATTTACAGATATGAACGTGAAGGACAGAAATGATTATGTGAAGCAGAATAGATTATGTTACAATTGTTTGTTGGCTGGACACTCGGTAGTCAAATGCCGAGTCCCGATTAACTGCCGAATTTGCAACAAACGTCATCATTCTTTACTTCAcgaacaaaagaaagaaaacactttGAAAACACAACAAGAAGCAACTGCTACAACTTCGGATGTGTCTGTCAATCATTCTATTGAAGAGGAGAAGGAGACAACATTAACAATGACAGCACATTATAACAACAGATACACAACGGCACTATTAGCGACCGCAATGGTGACAGCTAGGAGCGAAGAAGGACACGCCATTGTTTTAAGAGCGCTATTAGATCAAGGCTCAGAGGCGTGCTTTATAAGCGAGAAGGCGGCTCAACTCCTAAGACTTAAAAGACGAACAGCGAGAGGCACCGTGATCGGCATAGCGTCTACAAAAACAGATGTGAAGCAAGTGGTTCAGTTAGAGGTTTTATCTAGAAAAGAAGACAACTTCTGTCTTAAAATACAAGCCTATGTGATGAGTAAACAGCTGACCGCTAAAATACCGCAACACGCTATCGCTGTAAACAATAACCTTCAACACCTACAAGGGTTAGACCTGGCCGATCCTAGTTATAATACACCTGGGTCTATCGATATCCTGCTGGGTGTGAAGGAATATGGAATACTTATACAAGAAGATTTAATCAAAGGTCCACCGGGTACTCCTTGTGCACAACGAACCAGTCTTGGTTGGATTCTTTTTGGAGAAATACAGAACAAAAACAACGAAGACTCTTTCCTAGTAATGCACCATCAGATTGATGTAGAAGACATGTTAAAAAGATTCTGGGAAATAGACACAGAAAACAATAGGAGATATACACAAGATGAACAATTAtgtgaaaatatatacaaaacaaCACATTCAAGAAATGAAGATGGACGATACACTGTTAAACTACCTTTCAAAACAGAAAACCCTAAATCACCAGATGGAAACACAAGAGAAATAGCTTTGCGAAGACTACTACAATTAGAAAGAAAATTTACTAAACAACCAGATTTGAAGAAAGACTACAAGAAGGTTATGGATGAATATGAAACACTAAATCATATGGAGGCGGTACctgttgaagaaataaatacaaaaagggCAGTCTACTTACCACACCACGCCGTTGTCCGTAGTGACAAAGAGTCCACGAAGGTTCGAGTCGTTTACGACGCTTCCTGTAAGGGCACCAACGGGATATCACTCAACGATGAACTGTTGGTTGGGCCTTTAATACAAGACGACCTCCGCAGCATCCTCATGAGATGGCGAATGCACGCTATATGCTTTGTAACCGACATCGAGAAGATGTACCGAATGGTGCTACTTACCAAAGAAGACGTAGACTTTCAACGTATTCTGTGGAGAAAGGATCCGTCTGAAGGTATCAAAGACTATCGTTTACTTACCGTAACCTTCGGTACAGCTCCAGCTCCCTTTTTGGCTTGTAGAACCTTGACACAACTAGCACACGATGAAGGTCAAAATTATCCTATCGCCGCATCAATGGTGTCTGATTACTATGTTGATGACCTGTTGTCCGGAAAAGATACATTAGAAGACGCCATCGAAGCCAGTCAGCAGCTGAAAGAGATGATGAAAAGGGGTGGTTTTACACTGAAGAAGTGGGCTTCGAATAACGCGGAGTTTATGAAGTCTGTATCATTCGACGAAAGATCTTCAAATGCACATTTTGATTTGAACAAAGAGGGAAAAGTCAAGGCATTAGGTATACTGTGGAACTTGAAAACagataaaattgaatataactTCAATTTAGAACCAATCGACCGTGATGTAACCAAACGAAGCATTTTATCAGACGTACAGAAACTATATGATCCACTCGGATGGATTGCACCAAGCATAATCCTCGCCAAAATACTCATTCAGAAGCTATGGCTAGAAAGAGTTAACTGGgatgataaaattaatacagATCTAGCTAATGAATGGTTGCACATAAGATCAAATTTCGAGAAAG GCCCATTTCTAGTGTCAATCTCACGAGGCAGAGGAGCCAGAACTGACAAGGCCTACATTGCCATCTTCATATGTATGGCTGTTAAGGCGATTCATCTCGAACTGGTCGGTAACATGACATCTGAAGCGTTTGTCAATGCTTTTAAAAGGTTCGTATCAAGACGAGGTAAATGTGCCCACTTATGGAGTGACCAGGGAAGAAATTTTATTGGCGCTAACAAAGAGTTGAGGGCAGCGTGGCAGGACGCAAAGCTTGATCTTCCCAATGATGTAGCAATGTTGTTAGCAAAGGATGGTACCCAGTGGCACTACATACCAGCATACAGTCCACACTTCGGAGGCCTCTGGGAAGCAAATGTAAAATCAGTCAAATACCATTTGAAAAGAATACTTACGACCATCTTAACGTTCGAAGAATTAACTACTTTGCTGTGCCAGATCGAGGCTTGCCTGAACTCCCGGCCTCTCACTCCAGTAGATGAATCAGACAATGAAGCATTAGAAGTACTTACACCTGGCCACTTCCTCATAGGAGAATCTCCAATTGTAGTGCCACATCCGAGTCTGGAAAACGTAAAAGCAACTTACCTTTCCCGCTGGCAGAACTCACAAAAGCTCCTGATGAATTTCTGGAAAAGATGGCAGATGGAGTATATATCACGCCTGCAGCAAAGACCTAAGTGGCAGAAAAAAGAAAAGGAATTAGAAAAGGGAcaaatagtattaataaaaactgaTAACTTACCGCCTGGAAAATGGCATTTAGGAAGAATTACTGAAAAACACCCAGGCCCTGACGGCCTGACCAGGGTCTATAGTGTCAAGAGCGGAGACA